In one Arachis duranensis cultivar V14167 chromosome 9, aradu.V14167.gnm2.J7QH, whole genome shotgun sequence genomic region, the following are encoded:
- the LOC107467508 gene encoding uncharacterized protein LOC107467508 — MHKNFWTAQDTGCLTEENMGYENVSRTEQKRGHQWFMDSGELQVFSNIKRQAVESVNGNPISGVSHVNISPWDINSGFHSVTGQFSDRLFGSELRALNMVDKNMTSIRSGNLNTGSKDFENQYDNNPSVGLSISHNIEDPSPCLNFGGIRKVKVNQVRDSDSCMPSSMGNSYGNADNCLMSIGSGYSKDDGNISLGPTFNNINDNSISMQTSISKTNGNLVPMDHAFSKGDGSFMLMGHNYCKGDENILSMNQPFDREDGNFISMGQTYDKEDGNVISLATSYNKGHENFMSMGPTYSKSGENFINIGASYDKGTDHIMLIGTTYDKVDSNIASTVRSHEQGDSNSLPVTQNHSKGEANTISFGSVHESCERNLNGGIISGYDLLMGNQTSAHDLDGQKTVTESNSELPTDSNPKSNPSTDSTLKNKDPKTTKKASANNFPSNVKSLLSTGIFDGVPVKYVSWSRERTLRGIIKGTGYLCSCDDCKQSKALNAYEFERHAGAKTKHPNNHIYFDNGKTIYAVVQELKNSPQEMLFDAIQSASGSTINQKNFRIWKASYQAATRELQRIYGKDEVIVPS; from the exons ATG CATAAAAACTTCTGGACGGCACAGGATACTGGCTGCTTAACTGAAGAAAATATGGGATATGAGAATGTTTCTAGAACTGAACAAAAGCGTGGTCATCAGTGGTTTATGGATTCAGGTGAACTGCAAGTATTCAGCAACATTAAGAGGCAGGCAGTTGAATCTGTTAATGGGAACCCAATTTCAGGAGTTTCTCATGTAAATATTTCTCCATGGGACATCAATTCAGGATTTCATTCAGTTACAGGACAATTTTCTGACCGTCTCTTTGGATCTGAGCTACGAGCTCTCAATATGGTTGATAAGAACATGACATCAATTAGAAGTGGTAACTTGAACACAGGAAGCAAGGATTTTGAGAATCAATATGATAATAATCCATCAGTGGGTTTATCAATATCCCATAACATTGAGGACCCTTCACCATGTCTCAATTTCGGTGGAATCAGAAAAGTCAAAGTTAATCAAGTAAGAGATTCTGACAGTTGTATGCCTTCATCCATGGGGAACTCCTATGGCAATGCTGATAATTGTTTAATGTCAATAGGTTCTGGGTATAGCAAGGATGATGGAAACATATCATTGGGCCCAACCTTTAACAATATAAATGATAATTCCATCTCTATGCAGACCTCAATAAGTAAGACCAATGGCAATCTTGTTCCAATGGATCATGCCTTCAGTAAGGGGGATGGTAGTTTTATGTTGATGGGGCACAATTATTGCAAAGgggatgaaaatattttatcaatgaATCAGCCCTTTGACAGGGAAGATGGAAATTTCATATCAATGGGTCAAACATATGATAAGGAAGACGGCAATGTGATATCTCTGGCTACCTCTTATAACAAGGGGCATGAGAACTTTATGTCAATGGGTCCAACCTACAGTAAATCTGGAGAAAATTTCATAAATATTGGCGCTTCATATGACAAGGGCACTGATCATATAATGTTGATAGGTACAACATATGATAAGGTAGATTCAAATATTGCATCGACAGTTCGTTCACATGAGCAAGGCGACTCCAACTCCTTACCAGTGACCCAAAACCATAGTAAGGGTGAGGCAAATACGATATCTTTTGGAAGTGTTCATGAGAGCTGTGAACGAAATCTTAACGGAGGGATCATTAGTGGTTATGATCTGTTGATGGGCAACCAGACTTCAGCTCATGATTTGGATGGGCAGAAGACTGTGACCGAGTCAAACTCTGAACTACCTACAGATAGCAATCCAAAATCCAATCCTAGTACTGATTCTACACTTAAGAATAAAGATCCAAAGACAACCAAGAAGGCTTCTGCTAACAACTTCCCTTCAAATGTTAAAAGTTTGTTATCAACTGGTATTTTTGATGGTGTTCCTGTGAAATATGTTTCCTGGTCAAGAGAG AGAACTCTCAGAGGAATCATAAAGGGAACTGGATATCTGTGTTCATGTGATGACTGCAAACAGTCCAAG GCTCTTAATGCATATGAATTCGAGCGTCATGCTGGTGCCAAGACCAAACACCCTAACAATCACATATATTTTGACAATGGAAAAACTATCTATGCTGTTGTTCAAGAGCTGAAAAACTCTCCTCAGGAGATGCTTTTTGATGCAATTCAAAGTGCATCTGGCTCTACCATCAACCAGAAGAACTTCCGCATTTGGAAAG CATCATATCAAGCTGCAACTCGGGAGCTTCAGCGGATCTATGGAAAGGACGAAGTGATTGTACCATCTTGa